Proteins from a single region of Melanotaenia boesemani isolate fMelBoe1 chromosome 3, fMelBoe1.pri, whole genome shotgun sequence:
- the si:ch211-286o17.1 gene encoding hematopoietic progenitor cell antigen CD34, with the protein MAASSQRTDRPCKMLAFALLLSATLFNGIKAQEEPVTVKTVLSIPRGDNGHGQVMVLPTMKPQEPAAQTTTATVTEEARENDGSSPAAPQDPADEGTKLTDEVQTDIPAANAETPAPIPPRGDGHINIPKPAAGDDVVCVSKDAVAGRNAVNLKLKASSSCKETQMKIASVLQELCGENCKLELYQEDNTDEILVSGKYVEADVTGMTNKFNNDNIKDKTDVEEAVTHWGKNSKLVLVSMLLAGLLLAALLTAGYYLKTHRKNAKGVRLAESFQVDEENQANTLVSVAPLPQEPLDKPIVNGESPPENGTNSTPTTNGHSATQTPVADTEM; encoded by the exons GAATCAAAGCACAGGAAGAGCCAGTGACCGTGAAGACAGTTTTGTCTATTCCACGAGGAG ATAATGGACATGGTCAAGTAATGGTCTTGCCTACTATGAAACCTCAAGAGCCTGCTGCACAAACAACGACAGCAACAGTTACAGAGGAAGCAAGAGAAAATGATGGCAGTAGCCCTGCAGCTCCACAGGATCCAGCAGATGAGGGAACTAAATTGACAGATGAGGTGCAGACTGACATACCTGCTGCAAACGCAGAGACCCCTGCACCTATTCCACCCAGAGGTGATGGTCATATCAACATACCAAAG CCAGCAGCAGGGGATGATGTTGTCTGCGTGAGCAAAGATGCCGTGGCAGGAAGAAATGCTGTCAATCTGAAACTCAAGGCATCTTCCAGCTGT aaagaaacacaaatgaagataGCAAGTGTTCTACAGGAGTTGTGTGGTGAAAACTGTAAACTGGAACTCTACCAGGAAGACAACACAGACGAAATCCTGGTGTCTGGGAAATACGTTGAAG CTGATGTTACAGGCATGACAAACAAGTTCAACAATGACAACATAAAGGATAAG ACTGATGTTGAAGAGGCTGTTACTCACTGGGGGAAGAACTCAAAGTTGGTGCTGGTTTCCATGTTGCTGGCTGGCTTGCTGCTAGCTGCACTGCTGACCGCTGGTTATTACCTCAAGACACACCGCAAGAACGCCAAAGGAGTCAGACTC GCTGAGTCTTTCCAGGTGGATGAAGAGAACCAGGCCAACACCCTGGTGTCTGTGGCCCCACTGCCCCAGGAGCCCCTTGACAAGCCCATTGTCAATGGAGAGTCTCCTCCAGAAAATGGGACCAACTCCACCCCCACCACTAACGGACACTCTGCCACACAGACCCCAGTGGCCGACACCGAGATGTGA